The following proteins are co-located in the Sporolactobacillus pectinivorans genome:
- the recQ gene encoding DNA helicase RecQ: MQDAALKVLKRYFGYDHFRKGQDEIIARLMAGSDTVGIMPTGGGKSLCYQIPALLLPGTVLVISPLISLMKDQVDALKEAGIPATFINSSLSFNEGRERLTAAASGKYKLVYIAPERLELPDFLQALQRMEVSLVAVDEAHCISQWGHDFRPSYRKIETMLAYFPERPVVAALTATATPRVTADICRLLQISQDSVVATGFARDNLFFQVIRGQNPDAFLTDYLKENKDQPGIIYAATRKEVDRLHSQLVKAGFEAAKYHAGLSEKERADSQERFLYDDVSVLVATNAFGMGINKSNVRFVIHYSMPRNIEAYYQEAGRAGRDGEKSDCILLFSPQDIRLQKFFIDQSDMDEILKKEEYHKLDQMIGYCHTESCLQGYILRYFGEQEPQPCNHCGNCLDKRKKTDVTVAAQKVLSCVKRLRERYGKTMVAKVLAGASDQKIISFRLDHLPTYGIMKDQTQKQIGDFIDFLTGEQYLEPRGGAYPTLALAPRALPVLKGEAQVFKKGAVQAVQLEVHNELFEQLKQVRKELAQKEYVPPYIIFSDQSLREMSARLPATDRDFLMIKGVGQQKLEKYGRAFMEAIAAYEVSAVAKEG, from the coding sequence ATGCAGGATGCAGCGCTTAAAGTGCTGAAACGTTATTTTGGCTACGATCATTTTCGTAAGGGCCAGGATGAAATCATTGCCCGGTTAATGGCGGGCAGCGATACAGTCGGTATCATGCCGACCGGCGGCGGGAAATCGCTCTGTTACCAAATTCCTGCTCTGCTGCTTCCCGGGACGGTGCTCGTGATTTCACCGCTGATCTCTCTGATGAAGGATCAGGTCGATGCGCTTAAAGAAGCCGGTATTCCGGCAACGTTCATCAACAGCTCACTCTCCTTCAATGAAGGGAGAGAACGGCTCACCGCCGCGGCGTCCGGAAAATATAAGCTCGTTTACATCGCACCGGAACGCCTGGAACTGCCCGATTTTCTGCAGGCACTGCAACGGATGGAAGTTTCATTGGTCGCTGTTGACGAGGCGCATTGCATTTCGCAGTGGGGACATGATTTTCGGCCAAGTTACCGGAAAATAGAGACGATGCTGGCTTATTTTCCCGAACGGCCTGTCGTTGCCGCATTGACGGCGACCGCCACGCCGCGGGTTACAGCCGATATCTGCCGTTTGCTGCAGATTTCTCAAGACAGCGTCGTTGCGACCGGGTTCGCCCGCGACAATCTTTTTTTTCAGGTGATCCGCGGACAGAATCCGGATGCATTTTTAACAGATTATCTGAAAGAGAATAAGGATCAGCCCGGGATCATTTACGCAGCAACACGCAAGGAGGTCGACCGGCTGCACAGCCAGCTTGTCAAGGCAGGGTTTGAGGCGGCCAAATATCATGCCGGCCTTTCGGAAAAGGAGCGGGCGGACAGCCAGGAGCGCTTTCTCTATGATGATGTGTCGGTGCTCGTAGCAACGAACGCATTCGGCATGGGCATCAATAAATCCAATGTGCGTTTTGTCATCCATTACAGTATGCCGCGCAATATTGAAGCCTATTACCAGGAGGCCGGGCGTGCCGGACGCGATGGAGAGAAAAGCGACTGTATCCTGCTTTTTTCTCCTCAGGATATTCGTCTGCAGAAATTTTTCATTGACCAGTCTGACATGGACGAAATATTGAAAAAAGAAGAGTACCACAAACTCGATCAGATGATTGGCTATTGCCATACAGAATCCTGCCTGCAGGGCTACATTCTGCGTTATTTCGGGGAACAGGAACCGCAGCCATGCAACCATTGCGGTAACTGCCTGGATAAGCGGAAAAAGACGGATGTCACCGTGGCTGCTCAAAAAGTGCTGTCATGTGTTAAAAGGCTGCGCGAGCGTTATGGAAAAACGATGGTTGCCAAGGTACTTGCCGGTGCATCTGATCAGAAAATCATCAGTTTCAGGTTAGACCATCTGCCGACATACGGTATTATGAAGGATCAGACCCAGAAACAGATCGGCGATTTCATTGACTTTCTGACAGGCGAGCAGTATCTGGAACCAAGGGGTGGTGCCTATCCGACGCTGGCTCTCGCGCCGCGTGCATTGCCTGTATTAAAGGGAGAAGCGCAGGTTTTCAAGAAAGGAGCGGTGCAGGCGGTGCAGCTTGAGGTTCATAATGAGCTGTTCGAACAGCTGAAACAAGTACGTAAGGAACTCGCGCAAAAAGAATACGTACCGCCTTATATCATCTTTTCCGATCAGTCGCTCCGTGAGATGAGTGCGCGGCTCCCGGCAACCGACCGCGATTTTCTGATGATCAAAGGTGTCGGTCAACAGAAACTGGAAAAGTATGGACGCGCCTTTATGGAAGCTATTGCTGCTTATGAAGTTTCAGCTGTGGCAAAGGAAGGTTGA
- a CDS encoding PH domain-containing protein — protein MGKRHLDREVVTVWRQRAIMTDLIFWFIIAGIVICTIFFDWPAFMHMITGILAALVLLHLVLSVFVVPPIRYRTFFYVIRQKDLLIQEGVFIISQVVIPLSRVQNVETEQGPLLRKHQLTSVSITTAANTHKIPALSETEAIALRDQISELIKENTVNEI, from the coding sequence TTGGGAAAAAGGCATCTTGACCGCGAAGTTGTTACAGTTTGGCGCCAGCGTGCCATCATGACGGACCTGATTTTCTGGTTCATTATTGCAGGCATTGTTATTTGTACGATTTTCTTTGACTGGCCTGCTTTCATGCATATGATTACCGGTATACTGGCAGCACTCGTCCTGCTCCACCTTGTGCTCTCCGTTTTTGTCGTCCCCCCGATCCGTTACCGGACCTTTTTTTACGTGATACGGCAGAAGGATCTTCTGATTCAGGAGGGTGTCTTTATCATTAGCCAGGTCGTGATTCCATTGTCGCGGGTTCAGAATGTTGAAACGGAACAGGGCCCTCTGTTGCGCAAACATCAGCTGACGTCCGTTTCAATCACAACGGCAGCCAATACCCATAAAATTCCGGCGCTGAGCGAGACCGAAGCCATCGCGCTACGTGATCAAATCTCCGAATTAATCAAGGAGAATACCGTCAATGAAATCTGA
- a CDS encoding Hsp20/alpha crystallin family protein, with amino-acid sequence MDEQDSREPRQPMKRNPARRSPMEDLDSFFQQDPFRGILKSIDDFFENHSMFPGGFPVRLYETKDEWVVEADLPGAKRENIHIELLGDRVRIAVENDVEIETEHKEKGTYSHERQFGHAERFVVLPYTIDRAKTQASFQNGVLKVHGPKYPNNGNMLSIE; translated from the coding sequence ATGGATGAGCAGGACTCTCGTGAACCGCGCCAGCCGATGAAACGCAATCCGGCAAGACGCAGCCCGATGGAAGATCTCGATTCTTTTTTTCAGCAGGATCCCTTTCGCGGCATTCTGAAATCGATCGATGATTTTTTTGAAAATCATTCGATGTTTCCAGGCGGATTCCCTGTGCGCCTTTACGAGACGAAGGATGAGTGGGTGGTGGAAGCCGATCTGCCCGGAGCGAAGCGCGAAAATATTCACATCGAGCTACTTGGGGACCGAGTCAGAATCGCGGTTGAAAATGACGTCGAGATAGAAACGGAACATAAAGAAAAAGGTACTTACTCGCATGAGCGGCAGTTCGGCCATGCCGAGCGCTTCGTTGTGCTGCCGTATACAATCGACCGAGCCAAAACACAGGCTTCCTTTCAGAACGGTGTACTCAAAGTTCACGGTCCAAAATATCCGAATAACGGCAATATGCTAAGCATCGAGTAA
- a CDS encoding type 1 glutamine amidotransferase domain-containing protein, whose protein sequence is MTSVLIPIPAHDFDPTEVVTPWLRLSAEGFRTVFATPEGKRGSADPFLLKGVIFGRLGAKKAIVEYYHSQLEKDPSFLNPIAYETIAAADYDGLLLPGGHAKGMRPYLESRVLQKKVLDFWNAEKPVAAICHGTIVLARTINSETGHSVIYKKKMTSLTKQLERTAYYLTAWARGSYYRTYPEYVQDEVTRHLKNKSNYQSGPFPTRPFYVKDGHLLTARWPGDAALFADEFVKMLNEEQLLKTRI, encoded by the coding sequence ATGACATCGGTCCTGATTCCAATACCTGCGCATGATTTTGATCCCACTGAAGTAGTGACACCGTGGCTCCGCCTGAGTGCGGAGGGATTCCGTACTGTTTTTGCGACACCGGAAGGAAAACGTGGCTCTGCCGATCCGTTTTTGCTGAAGGGTGTTATTTTTGGTCGGCTCGGTGCAAAAAAGGCAATCGTGGAGTATTATCACTCACAACTGGAGAAAGATCCGTCCTTTTTAAACCCGATCGCGTATGAAACGATAGCCGCCGCTGACTATGACGGCCTGCTGCTCCCCGGCGGTCACGCAAAGGGGATGAGGCCCTATCTGGAGAGCCGGGTTCTTCAGAAAAAAGTGCTCGATTTCTGGAACGCTGAAAAACCGGTTGCAGCAATCTGCCATGGCACCATTGTCCTGGCACGTACCATCAATTCTGAAACCGGGCATTCCGTTATCTACAAAAAGAAGATGACTAGCCTGACTAAACAGTTGGAGCGTACCGCTTATTACCTTACCGCATGGGCGCGCGGCAGCTATTACCGTACCTACCCGGAATATGTTCAAGATGAGGTTACCAGGCATTTGAAAAACAAGTCCAACTATCAGTCGGGACCTTTTCCGACCCGACCTTTTTATGTAAAAGACGGGCACCTGCTGACGGCGCGCTGGCCGGGCGATGCCGCACTTTTCGCCGATGAATTCGTAAAAATGCTCAATGAAGAACAACTTCTCAAAACGAGGATTTAA
- a CDS encoding DUF1516 family protein yields MGHVLLQIHSGVWGIMILLFILSLVFYRQKGWSMALRLSYLIMLITGIWMLILHHFPALYDVKGVLAILLIGLMEMALGRRQKQKSTTLILVFSAIDLILILLIGYKVI; encoded by the coding sequence ATGGGACATGTACTTTTACAAATTCACAGCGGAGTATGGGGAATCATGATTCTGCTGTTTATCCTCAGCCTCGTTTTTTATCGCCAGAAGGGTTGGAGCATGGCGCTGCGGCTTTCCTACCTGATTATGCTCATTACCGGGATATGGATGCTGATCCTGCATCATTTTCCAGCACTTTATGATGTTAAAGGGGTTCTGGCCATCCTGCTGATCGGACTGATGGAAATGGCACTCGGCAGACGCCAGAAACAAAAATCCACAACTCTGATTCTGGTGTTCTCAGCAATCGATCTGATTTTGATTTTGCTGATCGGCTATAAAGTTATTTAA
- a CDS encoding branched-chain amino acid aminotransferase → MGQPIAFHKAEQLKAKPDPDHLGFGQFFTDYMFEMDYAADRGWHDARIVPYSPITLDPAATIFHYGQEVFEGLKAYKTEEGRILLFRPDKNMKRMNHSCARLNIPLIDESFVIKAIKKLVAVEKDWIPVQHGQSLYIRPFIIGTEPFLGVHPSGNYKLIIILSPVGSYFGKTVKPVKIYVEDEYVRAVRGGVGFAKTSGNYAASLKAQSKAEELGFDQVLWLDGIGHKYIEEVGSMNIFFKIEGEVWTPELNGSILPGVTRDSVIKLLKEWGVPVKEKKISVKKLFKKAEKQKLEEVFGTGTAAVISPVGFLKWEDRVIKVANGETGPLSKKLYETLTGLQTGRVKDKLGWTQEVKIEKDPSEESFEEPVEVSAEGSVETAPEEPVKEAVDKQITE, encoded by the coding sequence ATGGGACAGCCGATCGCATTCCATAAGGCCGAACAATTAAAAGCGAAACCCGATCCGGATCATCTCGGATTCGGTCAATTTTTTACAGATTATATGTTTGAAATGGATTATGCCGCTGACAGGGGCTGGCACGATGCACGGATTGTCCCTTACAGTCCGATCACCTTGGATCCAGCAGCGACCATTTTTCACTATGGACAGGAAGTCTTTGAAGGGCTAAAAGCTTACAAAACTGAAGAAGGGCGCATCCTTCTGTTCCGTCCTGATAAAAATATGAAACGGATGAACCATTCTTGCGCGCGGCTGAATATTCCGTTGATCGATGAGTCATTCGTCATCAAAGCTATTAAGAAACTGGTGGCAGTTGAAAAGGACTGGATTCCGGTGCAGCACGGCCAGTCGCTGTATATCCGTCCGTTTATTATTGGTACCGAACCGTTCCTCGGAGTTCATCCGTCAGGCAATTACAAATTGATCATCATTCTATCCCCGGTCGGATCTTATTTCGGGAAAACGGTCAAGCCAGTTAAAATTTATGTCGAAGATGAATACGTCCGCGCGGTACGGGGTGGTGTAGGGTTCGCCAAAACGAGCGGAAATTATGCGGCGAGCCTTAAAGCGCAGTCGAAGGCGGAAGAATTGGGCTTTGACCAGGTGCTCTGGCTGGATGGCATCGGGCATAAATATATTGAAGAAGTCGGCAGTATGAACATCTTTTTCAAAATTGAAGGAGAAGTCTGGACACCGGAACTGAATGGCAGCATCCTCCCGGGAGTGACACGTGACTCTGTAATCAAACTGCTGAAGGAATGGGGCGTTCCGGTCAAAGAAAAAAAGATTTCAGTCAAAAAGCTGTTCAAAAAAGCGGAAAAACAAAAACTGGAAGAAGTATTCGGCACTGGAACGGCGGCCGTCATTTCGCCGGTCGGATTTTTGAAGTGGGAAGACCGTGTCATCAAAGTAGCTAACGGTGAAACTGGACCGCTTTCCAAAAAACTGTATGAAACACTGACCGGGCTGCAGACCGGTCGGGTGAAAGACAAGCTGGGATGGACTCAGGAAGTGAAAATTGAGAAAGATCCGTCAGAAGAATCGTTTGAAGAACCGGTAGAGGTGTCGGCAGAAGGATCAGTAGAAACAGCACCGGAAGAACCGGTTAAAGAAGCCGTTGATAAGCAGATAACCGAGTAA
- a CDS encoding aminotransferase class I/II-fold pyridoxal phosphate-dependent enzyme, whose product MNDFNSSRLLQSMPGNYFADVDRRIDAIVKSGIDLIHLEKGSPDQPTPDTIVRALDHASRLPENQGYPPYGGKQNLKEAIAMFYRREYGVTLDPETEITVFAGATVAIAALPQALLNPGDVMITTDPGYPMYFVCPSLAYAKVYGMPVCAEDGFLPDYHEIPREVLDQAKLLMLNYPNNPTGAIATERFFADTVRFARANQLPVVHDFAYAAFGFDGVRPRSFLQTPGAKEQGIEIYTFSKTYNMAGWRLGFAAGNASIIQTLGKFHDIAHSDVFGAVQDAGAAALLESQESVRNLCALYEKRRNVLVESLRAIGWDVQAPRGSFFCWFKVPKGYTSETFVSVLIERAHVAMAPGIGFGRNGDQYVRAGLLEPENRLREAAERIKSSGVLQELSV is encoded by the coding sequence GTGAATGACTTTAATTCTTCCAGGCTGCTTCAGTCGATGCCTGGAAATTACTTTGCCGATGTTGACCGGCGCATCGATGCAATTGTCAAGAGCGGAATTGATTTGATCCATCTGGAAAAAGGAAGTCCGGACCAACCGACGCCGGATACCATTGTCCGCGCACTTGATCATGCGTCACGCCTTCCCGAGAATCAGGGATACCCACCCTACGGCGGCAAGCAAAATTTAAAAGAAGCGATCGCCATGTTTTACCGGCGTGAGTACGGAGTAACACTTGATCCGGAGACGGAAATTACTGTTTTTGCCGGAGCCACGGTAGCGATTGCCGCTCTGCCGCAGGCGCTGCTCAATCCCGGTGATGTGATGATTACGACGGATCCTGGCTATCCGATGTATTTTGTTTGTCCGTCACTGGCCTACGCCAAAGTTTACGGCATGCCGGTATGTGCTGAAGATGGATTTCTGCCCGATTATCACGAGATTCCGCGAGAAGTTCTGGATCAGGCCAAGTTGCTGATGTTGAACTACCCAAACAACCCGACAGGCGCCATAGCAACTGAAAGATTCTTTGCAGACACTGTCCGCTTTGCCCGCGCCAATCAGCTGCCTGTTGTACATGACTTTGCCTATGCAGCCTTCGGATTCGACGGCGTCCGGCCGCGCAGCTTCCTCCAGACTCCCGGAGCAAAGGAACAGGGTATTGAAATCTATACCTTTTCCAAAACCTACAACATGGCAGGCTGGCGGCTGGGCTTCGCCGCCGGCAATGCTTCAATCATACAGACACTCGGCAAATTCCACGACATCGCACACAGCGATGTTTTCGGCGCCGTTCAAGACGCCGGCGCGGCTGCTCTGCTCGAGTCGCAGGAATCCGTGCGAAATTTGTGTGCACTTTACGAAAAAAGGCGGAATGTGCTTGTGGAAAGCCTGCGCGCGATCGGCTGGGATGTCCAGGCACCAAGGGGCTCGTTCTTCTGTTGGTTCAAAGTGCCAAAAGGCTACACATCCGAAACGTTTGTCAGCGTGCTGATCGAACGTGCACATGTCGCTATGGCACCAGGTATCGGATTCGGGCGGAACGGCGACCAGTATGTCCGCGCCGGATTGCTGGAACCGGAAAATCGTCTTCGTGAAGCAGCGGAACGGATTAAATCGTCCGGAGTGCTGCAGGAGCTGAGTGTGTAA
- a CDS encoding MFS transporter, producing MTRQFTFASCALYFLTGLTSISIGSVMPQLLHYYHVSFTVGGQLIFIGAMGFLAGVLISSWLNNRFPPKPLLTISATIIAIAQFSILTLPPLPLFMALYFLNSVGSASIGIVVATMFLEVFIGRQAVAMSYLEVSFGLGAFTMPLLASVFIAMDIWRYLFIITAFLAAILACLWTRIAYSKKIADASEPLDASGTAEQNPLTPGRKWTVLGLFALIVFLYGGLEGSLNNFMSSIFIHYLNIIAYYASISVGIFWAAMVIGRALTGVIIRKVTYSKYLLINICGAILSLVLFIVLKNALMGYFFIAMLGLMMSGLYSITLVYANYSIPNSAHLVTPIISGLSGLGAAIFPAFTGFSLDRAGMTPTLWYIVGIAVSYLTFLLVINRMRSGKPLKLFHRMNPRPAFAFRRARFK from the coding sequence ATTACGCGCCAGTTTACTTTTGCATCATGTGCACTTTATTTTCTTACAGGCCTGACCTCCATTTCTATAGGTTCGGTAATGCCGCAGCTGCTGCATTACTATCATGTTTCCTTTACAGTGGGCGGACAATTGATTTTTATCGGGGCGATGGGATTTCTGGCTGGTGTACTCATCTCGTCCTGGCTGAATAACCGCTTCCCGCCAAAACCGCTGCTGACGATCTCCGCAACGATTATTGCCATTGCACAGTTCAGCATTCTGACGCTGCCGCCGCTTCCTCTGTTCATGGCACTTTATTTTCTTAACAGTGTCGGCTCTGCATCGATCGGAATTGTTGTCGCAACGATGTTTCTTGAAGTTTTTATCGGCAGGCAGGCCGTCGCTATGAGCTATCTCGAAGTATCATTCGGGCTCGGTGCGTTCACGATGCCTTTGCTTGCCAGCGTATTCATCGCTATGGACATCTGGCGTTATCTGTTTATCATCACCGCGTTCCTGGCTGCCATCTTGGCCTGTCTTTGGACGCGGATCGCCTATTCAAAAAAAATTGCAGATGCTTCCGAGCCGCTCGACGCCTCTGGTACAGCCGAGCAGAATCCGTTGACGCCCGGACGCAAATGGACGGTTCTCGGTTTGTTCGCTCTGATCGTCTTTTTGTACGGCGGGCTTGAGGGCAGCCTGAACAATTTTATGTCTTCCATTTTTATTCATTATCTGAACATCATTGCCTACTATGCATCGATCAGCGTCGGTATTTTCTGGGCAGCTATGGTCATCGGCAGAGCGCTGACAGGTGTGATCATCCGCAAGGTGACATATAGCAAATATCTGCTAATAAATATCTGCGGCGCGATTCTGTCACTTGTTCTGTTCATCGTCCTGAAAAATGCGCTGATGGGGTACTTTTTCATTGCCATGCTCGGTTTGATGATGTCGGGCCTTTATTCAATCACACTCGTGTACGCAAACTATTCCATACCGAACAGCGCTCATCTTGTGACACCGATCATCTCAGGCTTGTCCGGACTTGGTGCGGCGATATTCCCGGCTTTCACCGGATTCTCGCTCGATCGTGCTGGCATGACGCCTACGCTCTGGTACATTGTCGGCATCGCTGTCAGCTATCTGACGTTCCTACTGGTCATCAACAGGATGAGGAGTGGAAAGCCACTCAAGCTGTTCCATCGGATGAATCCTCGACCGGCCTTCGCTTTCAGAAGGGCACGGTTCAAATAA
- a CDS encoding aminotransferase A → MEDKVNGRVRSIQISGIRRFFNKVKDYPGAVSLTIGQPDFPTPQHVKDAGKAAIDHNHTAYTANAGLLELRQAIAGYVAEKYDLHYDPETEVITTVGASEAIDLAFRTILEPGDEVILPGPAYPGYAAPIVLAGGKPVYVDTRETDFKMTAQQIAEHLTERTKAVVIPYPSNPTGCVLSADEVAAIAELLRGRSVFVISDEIYSELVYGQKHISIASYPGMKDKTLVINGLSKSHAMTGWRMGYILADRPIADQLIKIHQYGISCITSITQYAAIEALTAGKNDAEPMRREYKKRLDYVIRRLDDMGIDVVRPSGAFYVFPSIRKFGLTSEDFALKLLDQERLAAVPGSAFSSYGEGYLRLSYAYSMDVLKEGLDRLERFVGSLEV, encoded by the coding sequence ATGGAAGACAAAGTGAACGGTCGAGTGCGTTCGATACAGATCAGCGGTATCCGCCGTTTTTTTAATAAAGTGAAGGATTATCCCGGAGCCGTTTCACTGACAATCGGCCAACCTGATTTTCCAACGCCGCAGCACGTCAAAGATGCCGGCAAAGCAGCGATCGACCATAACCATACGGCCTATACGGCCAATGCCGGGCTACTGGAATTGCGGCAGGCGATAGCCGGTTATGTAGCAGAAAAATATGATCTCCATTATGACCCGGAGACCGAAGTAATTACGACGGTTGGTGCAAGCGAGGCGATTGATCTTGCATTCCGGACGATTCTGGAACCGGGCGATGAAGTGATTCTACCCGGCCCGGCATATCCCGGTTACGCCGCACCGATTGTTCTTGCAGGCGGCAAGCCTGTATACGTGGATACGCGGGAGACAGATTTTAAAATGACAGCTCAGCAGATCGCGGAACATCTGACTGAACGAACGAAGGCGGTGGTGATTCCTTATCCGTCCAATCCGACCGGATGCGTGCTTTCTGCCGACGAAGTGGCAGCTATTGCGGAATTGCTTCGGGGCAGGTCTGTTTTTGTGATTTCTGATGAGATATACAGCGAGCTTGTTTACGGGCAGAAACATATCTCCATTGCCTCCTATCCGGGTATGAAGGATAAAACGCTGGTCATCAACGGTCTGTCAAAGTCGCACGCCATGACCGGCTGGCGGATGGGCTATATCCTTGCTGACCGGCCGATCGCTGACCAGTTGATCAAAATCCATCAGTATGGCATTTCCTGCATCACCAGTATCACGCAGTATGCTGCGATTGAGGCGCTGACAGCAGGGAAAAATGATGCAGAACCGATGCGCCGGGAGTACAAAAAGCGTTTGGACTACGTTATCAGAAGGCTGGATGACATGGGCATCGACGTTGTCCGTCCGTCCGGAGCGTTTTACGTTTTCCCTTCGATCCGCAAGTTCGGCCTGACTTCGGAAGACTTCGCATTGAAACTGCTCGATCAGGAGCGGCTGGCGGCAGTTCCAGGCAGCGCATTTTCCTCTTATGGTGAAGGTTATCTAAGGCTTTCCTATGCCTACTCCATGGATGTGCTCAAGGAAGGGCTGGACCGGCTCGAACGTTTTGTCGGTAGTCTGGAAGTCTGA
- a CDS encoding glycosyl hydrolase family 18 protein encodes MFVYVVKSGDSLFGVSQKFDVPVDTLRSVNGLSATNVVIGQALLVPGSIYTVQAGDSFWTISRAAHVPLRALMQANPGISPENLKPGMRLNLPSIERRIASHFSYTQLRTPAVDQAAISDNAPYLSYIALFETHFNWNGDLSPLDDSAGVLAAWRGRVTPILAITNLTESGFNAALVQHVLNTPDVQTLLIDNMINRATSRGYGGINIDFEGVLASDREAFVAFLQAIKTRAQAANLNLSIAVPAKTDDTVPWVRGYDYESIGAIVDQFFIMAYDWHHAGSEPGATAPLADVMATMNYATSLMDRNKIIMGTPFYGYDWVIPYSSGTPGRAITNQAAVDLAMSEQVPINFSEADQAAYFYYTDDGGQNHVVWFEDTRSLFAKTRIVYNERLGGIGTWQLNFAMPQYPWVFTHYLQIRKV; translated from the coding sequence ATGTTTGTCTATGTTGTAAAATCCGGGGATTCTTTGTTTGGCGTCAGCCAAAAATTTGATGTACCTGTAGATACATTACGATCTGTAAACGGCCTATCGGCGACTAACGTTGTGATTGGGCAGGCGCTGCTTGTACCGGGAAGCATCTATACCGTGCAGGCCGGAGACAGTTTCTGGACCATTTCACGGGCGGCTCATGTGCCGCTGAGAGCATTGATGCAGGCCAATCCGGGGATCAGTCCGGAGAACCTGAAACCAGGTATGAGGCTGAATCTGCCGTCGATCGAACGGCGTATAGCCTCTCACTTCAGTTATACCCAGCTAAGGACACCGGCGGTAGATCAAGCGGCCATCTCGGATAATGCCCCATACTTATCTTATATTGCTTTATTTGAAACGCATTTTAACTGGAACGGTGATCTGAGCCCACTCGATGACAGTGCGGGCGTACTTGCAGCCTGGCGCGGGCGTGTGACGCCAATTCTGGCGATAACGAATTTAACAGAATCGGGGTTCAATGCTGCTTTGGTGCAGCATGTGTTGAATACGCCAGATGTTCAGACACTGCTGATCGACAATATGATTAACCGGGCAACTTCACGGGGCTATGGTGGCATCAATATTGATTTTGAAGGGGTGCTCGCTTCTGACCGCGAGGCGTTCGTTGCATTTCTTCAGGCGATAAAGACGAGGGCTCAGGCTGCAAATCTCAATTTAAGTATTGCTGTGCCGGCAAAAACGGATGATACGGTACCGTGGGTTCGCGGCTATGATTATGAGTCGATTGGTGCCATCGTTGATCAATTTTTTATTATGGCTTATGACTGGCATCACGCTGGCAGTGAGCCGGGGGCGACAGCCCCGCTTGCCGATGTTATGGCAACGATGAACTATGCGACCAGCTTGATGGATCGAAATAAAATTATTATGGGGACGCCTTTTTATGGCTATGATTGGGTGATTCCATACTCCAGTGGGACGCCGGGCCGGGCGATCACAAACCAGGCGGCTGTGGATCTTGCAATGAGTGAGCAAGTGCCGATCAATTTCTCAGAAGCGGATCAGGCTGCTTATTTTTACTATACGGACGACGGCGGCCAAAATCATGTCGTCTGGTTTGAAGATACGCGCAGTTTGTTTGCCAAAACACGAATTGTGTATAATGAACGGTTAGGCGGCATCGGCACCTGGCAGCTGAACTTCGCAATGCCTCAATATCCGTGGGTATTCACCCATTACTTGCAGATTCGTAAAGTCTGA